Below is a genomic region from Gopherus flavomarginatus isolate rGopFla2 chromosome 9, rGopFla2.mat.asm, whole genome shotgun sequence.
GAGTCTGGGCCACATGCCACAGTCCACCTTGTCCAAACAGCTTTTGCAGGCTGAGGGGGTGGGGCGTCTCCCAACATGCAAACGCCCCTGCTGGGTGAGCTCTGGAGATCTGAGTGAGGCAGAACTGGCTCCGAGCAGCCTTAGGGGAGAGCCAGGGGTGTGTATTCGTCATACACCCCGAGCATGGGAAGGGGCACACTATTCCAGTCTCCGTGAGCCCAGAATTTCTCTCCTGGATGCCCAGGAGCAGCTGGTAGCAGTCCTGGGGGACCCCGTGAAGAAGAGGCGATACCAGCAGCAAGTGACTGTCTTCATTGTGGGATACCAGGAGTCCTGTGGGCAGCGCAGCAGCCTCCTGAGCCAGCTTCAGGAGGTCAGAGGGGTGTATGGTGTGCGGGGGTCAGGGGAGAACCTGGGGGGCCCAGAGGCAAACACCATACGCGTGGCAATGCCTCTGTGCAGAGATGCAGGCTCCAGGTTGAAATGGGCACACCTGGGGCTCACCCAGTTGGGCCTTGGTGAGCAGATGTTCCCTCTGGCCCAGGACGCAGGCTGGACTCTGACCTGTGGTTCTCTCCCTTGCAGTTCTTCAGCTGCTCtgcggagctggggctgggggaggagagccaCAGCCTGCCCGACGACTTCCCCGTGCACATGGGTGACGTGGCTGGCATGGTAATACCCGGCAGGCTGGAGCCACTTTGCTGTCCCTGGGGCTGAGTGACTGGTACAGCAATGCCATGACCCCAGAGCCCACAATGCGCCCTGTCCAGTCCCACGTAGCCACTCGCCAGCTAGACAACTCCTATTTATTGGCTCTTGGAAGTGTCATTCCACTGGTTTGCTTTGGACCTGCCCACCAGCCCAGACTCCTGCGGGCCAGTTGCTCTGGGCTGGTGATGCCCCTGGGGCACTGGGAGAGATTAACCAAGCAGGACCCAACCAGGAGAAGCCAAGTCAAAGGAGGAGGGAGGCGGAGACTCCAGGGGCTTCTCCCATCATGCTGCTGCTTAGTGCTAGCTGGGGGCAGACCATCAAATGTGGGCCCTGGGCTgcgccctcccccagcccatttCACCCAGGGCAATTGGCAGCCTGCAGTTACTTGTGGGCACTGTCCCtaggcccctgcccctgctagAGGCTGTCTCAGGGGCTGCCCATCTCTGCCGCCAGGTGACAGCGGCTCTGAGCTCGGCAGAGGCAGCTATGTCCCGCCTGGTGGATCTGAACAAGGACATTGTCAGCTATGTGACCAGCGCCCTGGCCACACCCAGCCCCAAAAGGTACCCGCTGGGCAGGCAGCTGTGTCCACTGCAGCCTCCCTGCCTGCTGCTATGTCCTTCACCCTTATCATGTGCTGCTCCTGGCACCTGCTATCAGCCATGCTCCTGGGGTGGGTTGAGGAGACAGATTGCAGCAGAGCTGAGACCTCCAGGCTCAGGTCTCCCCCACATACAGCAACTGTGTCTGGCtgacagaactgtatttcctagGGAGAGAGAAAGTAATGGAAGACAGAAAGGTCAGATTGCCCTATGTCACGctgtgccctgggctggggggagggagtctgGGCCTCCTGGATCTAACAGCTAAACCCTCAGGCCTGTTAGCTGAGGCCAGCAGGCTCCTGAACAACTAGCCCAAACAACTCACGGGAGACCAGTCCCATGCTGAGTGGGACCCATACAGCAGAGCAGCGCCCCTTCGGAGCAAGCTAGGTTTGACCCCAAAAGGAGCAGTGGCTGTAGCTGCAGGGCCGGGGACAGTGCAGGATTTGCGCCATCCACAACAACCAGCTGGTCCCAGAGACAGGCTGCGAATGTGACACCCCTCTGCCAAaatggggctgggtgcagggcaggaCAGCCAGGCTGAAGagctgggctctgtgctgaggcCCCTTGAAACAGGCTCTCTGCCCTGCACGTGTGGTCCTAGTTACTCTACCCTGGAGGTTCCCCCATCTgcagctgggcaggggctggcctGGGGCACAGGCAGTGATCGAGTGAGATGGGGTTTGTCCTTCAGGAGCCACAGGAAGCAAGTGGAGAAGGCTGTAGACAAGGCTAAGGAAGAGGTGGTCCAGATCAAACGCAGGCTCCTGCAGGCTCAGGCaggtgaggggctgtgtcccacccccTGTGACATGGGTATAAGGGCCCGGGCTGCACTGGGCTCTCCAGCATTGAATCTTGTGGCTGCAGCTCTCCACCATGCGTCGTGGCCCCCAGCCTGGCCACGTGCAGGCCCTGCAGCATGGCCTCTGGCAGGTGCATGAGCTGCAGTCTCCAGACCAGCCATTATGCGAGTGATGCCAGCATCGGAGCCCAGGGTGCCCTGTGAGTCCCAGCACTCAGCTTTCCTGGCCCTCCCACCCACTAGCCTCTGCAGTGGGGCTCTGGATGACCCCCGGCCTGGGGTCTTTGCTGGCAGCAGGCGGTCCCTGCTTGGGGTCCCTTGGGGACACTGCCCTGCACTGCCACCCAAGGGCCTGACAGAAGTGCCGTCTCATGCCTGGCGGCTGTCGGTCTCTTCCAGACCTGGAGATCAAGGAACGACAGCTGAAGGACCTGCAGCAGCTGAGTGAGATGAGGGCGAAGGAGAGCCGGCTCTTCCGAGCCCAGCTGGAGAGCACCCaggtgggcaggggggagggatggagagccGGCTTCTGGCACTGCTGCAGCCCACCAAAgtcctggggggggagggactgtcttctccctgctgctgttgctgccccACCATCCCCTGGGCCCGGGTGCCCTGCTAACCAGCCctgccatccctgcccatgcAGAGACACCTGCAAGGCCTGGAGCAGGAGAGTGGGGCTCAGCGGGCCCACCTGGAAGCCGAGCTGAGGAGCCGGGACTCGTGCATCGCGGAGCTGGATGGGTTCCTGCAGGAGAAGGCGTGGTTGCGGAGGGATGCGGCCACCCAGGTGAGGGGCCCAGCTAGCCCAGGAGAGGAGTTGGCTCCATAGGCTCTGCACCTGGCTGTGCTCGCAGGGCGACATCCTGGCATTGCACGCTGGCCCGGCGGATGGGGAGGAGGGACTCAGTGCCAGGACTAACCCCGCTCCTTCTGTCCCAGTGCAGTGACTGTGCCCTGTCCAACCCTGCTGCATGCCCAGGGGGGCTGCTCCCCTCCGGCGCGGGGGCTGCTGAGGAGGGGCCACCAGCAGGAAGGGAGCTCGGGGAAGGACTGGCAGAGTCCATGGTGcgacctgaagaggggttcccgAACCCAGAGGTGAGTCCCCCTGCAATGCTCGATGCCCTCGGCCTGGCCACACTGCAGACTCTCCCCAAAACTGAGGATCCACCCTGGGTGGGATGGCCGAGCTGCCCCCGTGCAGGCTGTAGAAGGGCTCGTGAGTTTGGACAGTGGCTTCTAGTGTCCTCCCTGCATGAGCTCGAGGCTTCTGCCCCTCTGCACCCCCGGAGCATTACTCCCCCTACTCTCAGCCCCCACATGGGTATTACCCCCTGCTCCTAGCCCCCCTGCCCCGTGTGAGTTACTTACCCCCATGCTCCAGCAGATCCAGGTCTCTGGTCCCACTGCCTGTCTCCCTCTAtcactccctctctccctccctacaactctccccacccccttctctccctgctcAGGACACCCCGGGGCTGGGGGCCCTGGGTGGGCCAGCCAGAGGGCTCAGGGAAGCTGGAAAGGAAGAGGAAGATGCTGAAGGGGAGCCAGCCACACACCCTGCAGGTACctgctgtccagggctgctcagcccagccccagctcaccttgtggggaggggaggcatgtgGTGAGTAGCAGCCCCTAGAAGGGCAGCTCTGGGCTGGATCCCTGAACAAGAGGCCGGAAGTGCCAGGGGATCCTAACAGCAGCTGCCTTCTCCCCAAGACCCCATTCCCCAGGGGCCTGGCTGCCGATCTGCGTGGCAGGATCTGGGAGCCAATCTGGGCGTGGGGGAGGATGTGCAAAGGCCTGGGGGATGGTACCAGAGAGGTGACGAGATCAGCACAGGGATCAGGCCCAGAGACTCACTGGGCCGGGGGGATGTGACTGAgtgtgcccagccctgccctgtgtgcccTGGGCTGCATCAGTGCCAGGATGGGCAGCCTCTCCTCTAGCTGGAGGGGTTCAAGGTCATGTCCCccgggcagagggggcagggctccagGAAACGCCCAGGCTGCCCTTCCTGCTGCCCTGTGCTGTTCCTGCTGGCAGAGTACCCAGGGAGCCCAGCACGCCAGGCCTGCATTGGCCCAGCCTGTGGATTGGTGCTCCCTGGGTGAGCACATAGTTGGGGAGGAAAATTTcacagctgggaggggctggcacTGCAGGGAGATGCCCTCTGTGCATCAGCTGCCCAGGCTGGGTGACTCGAAACcagtgggagttaagcacctaaatacttttattTTGTGCCTGTCTCTGCAGGGGGTGAGAGGAGCCCCAGCTGGGGCACTGCAGTAGGGAATGGAGCAGTGCAAACACCAGAGGCCTCGGCTACCTGTGAGGTGGGTGCCCTGctgtcagggggaggggagaggagattgGCCTGATGGGACCTCTCAGGACGgctctttctttcccttcttgCTCCTGATTTCCTGAGGATTGGGCCTGGGCCCGCACTGCCATAAGAGTGAACTGGCACCTGATTGGGGGCTGGCACCTCCTCAGGATGGAGATGGGCAGGGGCATGGTGGAGACGGGGAGAGCCAGGCAAGGGAGCTTGGCCTGCAGTTGAGTCTCGGTCTAAGTGCTGGCTTGTGTCTTCCAGCTCCTGGCCCGGCGCCTGGCTgccctggaggcagagttagctgCAGCCCAACTGCAAAGCTGTGAGGATGCCGAGCACTGGGAGAGGCGCTGCAGGACCATGGCAgccaagtgggaggaggtgggtgTTTGCAGGGCCTGGCATGATGGGGGATGGGGTCTGGTTCAGGGGGCACAAGATCGCCTCGGGGAAGAGATGAGATTTCAGATTCTCCTGAGTCGCTGCCTGTAACGTTAAGGAGTGTCCAAGCTCCATGGGGCTTTCCAGGATCTGTAGGTCCAGGGGGGCTCATTGCTTGGATGCTGGGTGTGTGACAGGGCTGGGCATGGCCTGGGCAAGCCCTCCGAGCTGGGCATGCTCCCGTGGGCACGCATTGCCAGGATTATCCTCGCCAGGGCAGCTGTGTGGCCAAAATCAGCGCCTGCCCTGTGTGCGGAAGGTCAGGCTGGGGAGGCCTGGGACCTGCCCTGTGTGCGGAAGGTCAGGCTGGGGAGGCCTGGGACCTGCCCTGTGTGCGGAAGGTCAGTGCTGGGGTGGGGTCATCTCTCCTGTGCTCTAGGAGAGGCAGAGATTATGGCAGCACACATGGCACCCAGTGGAGGAGGCGCAGCACCTGGAGACGATGCGCTCAGCAGAGATGGCGCAGCACCTGGAGACATCCCAGACAGGGCATCCCATGAAGCAGGTGGCCGTGGTGCAGCCAGcgcagggaggggagacagctcaGCAGGTGGAGACTCTAGTGCTGCAGAACCTGCCAGTGCAGCCAATGCAGCAAGGGGTGCTGGTGCAACTGGTgcagccagtggagctggtgcagCAGACACAGCCGGTGCCACAGGAGCAGCTGGTTGAGCGAGTGGAGACAGCCCCAAAGGTGAAGTGACATCGCATGcatggtggtggggggggtgcaGCAGTTCAGGGccaccggggggagggggcaagtggggcaatttgccccaggccccacaggggcccccacaagaatatagtattctatagtattgcaacttttttttatggaaggggcccccgaaattgctttgccccaggccccctgaatcctgtggaTGGCCCTGCAGCAACTGTCTGGcagagtggagggggcagggcagtgacttGGTATGAGCTGATCAGAGGAGCAGCATGAGGCTgaggtgggggtaggggagaCAGGGACAGAGCAATGGGCTAGGAAGgggatttcagcagcattttgaatgggGCTGGGCAAAGcgagggggtggctgggagcctggCACCGTCACTGCCCTTTCCGGTGTCCCGGGGTGggcactgctgctgccatggTGACTTTGAGGATTCTTGGTCTGATTTCCAGATGTTTGCAGCTGGATCGCAGTTTACGTTGCAGGCCAGAGGTTTCCCCGAGCtgactctgccccccacccctgctggaatagCTGCTCCTTCCCCAGGGCCCACCAGGCATGGGGGTGCTCCCAGAGCAGGTGAGTGGGACATACTGCAGGCAGCCTTCACCAGCCCAGGCCAGGCAGGCACTAAGGGTGATGCTAGAGAGGGACAAGGACACCTGGCACAGGCATGCTGGGGGGCAATGCCCTCAGCTGATGTCGCTGGGGGTCTGCCTGAGACTGCAGGGTAGGGCCCATCATGCCCATGGCTTGCCTTGGGAAGCCAGCTCTGCCCGTGTATTGTAGGGTGGGTGGTGCTCCCTTGGCGTCCCATGCTGTGTCTCTGGGCATGTTGTCTTGTTGCAGCAAGGCCCCTGGGGGTGAAGGGATTGCTACTGCCAGCAGCGAAGGGAGCCGACCTCCTTGGGCTtgggcagcagacagcagaggCCTGTCTTTGGGGAGCAGACCGGTGGGAGTTCTAGGCCCTGCTCCCCAAGTGCCTGGGTGGCatttgcagggcagggcagggggtgttgtCTACAGCAGAAGAATTTGCTCTGCCATGCCCAGACAATGCCCCCGTGATCACAGCCTCTGCTTGGCACCGTGAAGAGAAGGGGATGTGCCCAGCCAACTGGGGGTccctagccccccccccccactggcacTCATGCGGGTATGCCTGGAGAGGAGCCCTGCTGTGCGCTGCTGCCTGGAACGGTGCCCACCCAGTCCCTGCCCTTCCATGGCCAGGAGTGACCCTGTCTCCACCTGACCCAGGTGCTTCCCCAGATGCCCTGTCCCAGGGCGGGGCAACCCCAGCGCCTGCAGAGGGACGCCGTGGAGCTGACAGCCGCGTGGTGGCCTTCATAGAGTCCTTGCGGGCAGGGCTTATGGCTAAAGGTAAAGCTACCGGGAACGGGGGgaagggcagcagcagccccctgcGCAGTGCGCTCCTTATCCAGCGGGCAGAGGCCCTAGAGTTAGAGGGAGCAGCCTGTTCCTGGGGCCCTGCCGCCCCACCAGGCTAGTCCTGCCTGGTCCTGATCTGCCCCATCTCTATTCGATGTATTTACcctcacagcctggggcagggccctggtCAGCTGTAGGCTACGTAGACAGTGTAGTGGGTGAGCTATTGGTAAATCCACTGACAGTAATGCAGGGAGCAGAGTCATAGTTACTGCAGGGCAATGGgcaccagaactcctgggttccagccctggctgtgccatGTGCTGCCTGTAGACCCCAGCCAAGTCACTGCCCCACTGTGTGGCCCAGGGGTGGTGAGGCTGAGCTGGTGCATGCACAAGAAGCACTTTGGGTGCTCCCGTAGCCTGTAGCTTGCTGCCTCCGCCTCTGGTGGCCAGACCATTTGAGTCAGCTGGGCCTTGGAGCTGCTGGCCCTGCCCTTCAGCTCAGGCAGCAGGGGCTGTGGTTTTGGATCCAGCGGGTCTGGGCGcggtccctgctgctgccccatgtGCTGGTGCCCTCTGCTGAAAGGTGGCTTGCAATGCTCGTTCCTGAGCAGCTGACTCGTTAGTGCTTGGATTGCAGAGCTCCACGTGCTGGCTCGGCTCCTGGACAGCCCGTGTGGCGGGCTGATGACAGCGACCCCTGAGGACACAGCAGGAGCTGAAATCCACACGCTGCTTGGGAACGCTACCCTAGGTATGGGACTCGCTGGGCCTGAGACTCCCAGCCCGGCATGgcaaggctgccccagggctctacAGACCTGGGTGCGGTCTCCGGAGCAGCTGACTGTGAAGCTGGGCCGCTTCTCTTCCTTTCCTGGATCACATTCCTGCCAACATGATCTTGGGTGGCCTTGATTGCTCCCAGCTCTCCCAAGCAGACCTCTGAGTTTGAAATTGCTGGCATCCTCCTAGcattgctccctgcagccccctggtacTCCTGCCCAGGCTTGCAGGAGAGGCCCATTTGTACAGCAGCTGGGCAGTTGTGCCAGGTCCAggtggtaaaagcagcaaatacaCAGCTAGTGATCCAGAGCTATCAGAGATGCACTAGGATATTCCGAGGTATCTCGGTTTTGTGACACCCAGAAAGTGGAACGTCCGGCTGGAGTTCCCGCTTCACTGCCCACATTGGCACCCCAGCCAGTGCCTGTGGAACCTCCAGCCACTGCAGACCTGAGCTGTCCCCTTACAAGCTGCTGGGCTGACATCAGCTCCTAGCACCAGTGTCTGGTCCCTGCTGGGTGCAATGATCATCCGATCAGTAAAGCCCCGACTGGTCTGAGATCCCTCCcgcctggtgctgctgctgcctgcatttgGATGCTGCACATTCACCCCTGGGCTCTCTCATGCGAGCATCTTGCTTTAGGATTCACTCCCCTGGGTgacctcatagactcagactttagggtcagaagggaccaatatgatcatctcgtctgacctcctgcacaaagcaggccacagaaccctacccatccacttctataacaaaactttaacctatgtccgagttactgaagtcttcaaattatggtttgaagacctcaagatgcagagaatccaccagcaagtgacacatgccccacgctgcagaggaaggcgaaaaacctccagggcctctgccaatctgccccggaggaaaattccttcccaaccccaaatatggcgatcagctaaaccctgagcatgtgggcaagactcaccagccagcactcagaaaagaattctctgcagtaactcagatcccatcccatcacagaccactgggcatacttatctgctgataatttTGGCAGTTGATCTTtgattaagctatcccatcataccatcccttccataaacttatcaagcttagtcttaaagccagatatgtcttttgcccccactactccccttggaaggctgttccagaacttcactcctctaatggttagaaacctttgtctaatttcaagtctaaacttcctagtgtccagtttatacccatttgttcttgtgtctacattggtactaagcttaaataattcctctccctccctgatattaatctctctgatatatttataaagagcaagcatatcccccctcagccttcttttggctaggctaaacaagccacgctctttgagtctcctttcataaggcaggttttcccattcctcggatcatcctagtagcctgtctctgaacctgttccagtttgaattcatccttcttaaacatgggagaccagaactgcacaccgtattccaggtgaggtctcaccagcgccttatataatggtactaacacctccttatctttgctggaaatacctcgcctgatgcatcctaaaactgcattagcttttttaatggccgtatcacattggcggctcatagtcatcctgtgatcaaccaatactccaaggtccttctcctcctctgttgcttctaactgatgtgtccccaatgtatatctaaaattcttattattaatctctaagtgcatgaccttgcacttctcactattaaatttcatcctattactattactccagtttacaaggtcatccagatcttcctgtaggatatcccggtccttctctgtgttagcaataccccccagctttgtgtcatccgcagactttattagcacattcccgctttttgtgccaaggtcattaataaaaaggttaaataagattggtcccaaaactgatccttgaggaactcctctagtaacctccttccagcctgacagttcacccttcagtacgacccgttggagtctcccctttaaccagttccttatccacctttaaattttcatattgatccccatagtttccaatttaactaataattccccatgtggaaccgtgtcaaatgccttactgaaatcgaggtaaattaggtctactgcatttcctttgtctaaataatccgtcaccttctcaaagaaggagatcaggttggtttggcacaatctacctttagtaaaaccatgttgtaacttgtcccaattaccattgacctcaatgtcctttactttctccttcaaaattttttccaagaccttacatactacagatgtcaaactaacaggcctatagttactcggctCACGTTTTTTcccttaaagataggaactatgttagcaattctccagtcgtacggtacaacccctgagtttaccgattcattaaaaattcttgctaacgggcttgcaatttcatgtgccagttcctttaatattcttggatgaagattatctgggccctctgattttgtcccattaagctgttcaagtttggcttctacctcagatgtggtaatatccacctccatatcctcattcccgtttgtcatccttccattatccccaagctcctcattagccttattaaagactgaggcaaagtatttattcagatattgggccatgcctagtttatccttaacctccattccatcctcagtgtttagtggtcccacttcttctttgtttgttttcttcttatttatatggctatagaaccttttactattggttttaattccctttgcaaggtccaactctacttggcttttagcctttctcgctttatccctacatgttctgacctcactaaggtagctttccttgctaatcccacccttcttccactccttgtaggctttctgctttttcttaatcacctctctgagatgcttgctcatccagcttggtctacaactcctgcctatggtttttttccccctttcttgggatgcaggcttctgatagtttctgcagctgcgacttaaagtaattccaggcctcctccgcatttagatccacaagttcttcagtccaatccacttccctgacTAATTTCCTTacttctttaaagttagcccttgagaagtcaaaaaccctagtcccagatctttttttgtttatccttccatctagtttgaactgaattagctcatgatcactcgaaccaaggttgtctcctacaagcatttcttctatgaggtcctcactactcaccaaaaccaaatctaaaatggcatcccctcttgctggttcttcaactacttggtgaagaaatccatctgctatcacatccagaaaaatctgagcgctactattcttgctagcacttgtcctcccagtctatatctgggaagttaaagtctcccatgatcacacatttcccattagcgtttactttattaaaaacattgaagaggtctctatccatatccaaatcagatcctggcggtctgtagcacaccccaagcactatctcagggaaggctctagtagctttctttcccagtgttgtttttgcccagacagactctgtcttgtccattccatcacttcttatttctttacagttaacctcctcattgatgtacaatgctgctacaccacctttgcctttatttctgtctttcctaaacagcatatagccttcaatacctgtactcctgACCTGCCCAACCTCAACTCATGGCACCAAGATACTGTTGCCATGGGGACTTAGTGTTAATGATCCTGGTATGGAGATACCTAAGGGCTTTAGAAACACAGCCAACTCCCGTACAACACCTAGTACAATGTGCTTGGTGCTGTGTCATTGCCATGGCGACCAGTGCTAGTGCAGTGCTCCAGCAACAgaagaaggggtttttccatcaggggtgctggggatggagggagagcaACAGACAAGATCAGCTTCCACGGCTTTCAGTTTTTTACAGCTTGCTTGAAGGTATAAGCGATAATGACAAgatgctgccccagccccaggacaTGTCAGATCAAGGGGGAGCTGCGGCACC
It encodes:
- the LOC127058642 gene encoding uncharacterized protein LOC127058642 isoform X3, producing METSWDSSLHSWAGPAPAVIQATMYSKAVRQAEETREELEKIRARIDHVIQAYEHSEQVSSAPQAATEIVEDVEQLVAVLGDPVKKRRYQQQVTVFIVGYQESCGQRSSLLSQLQEFFSCSAELGLGEESHSLPDDFPVHMGDVAGMVTAALSSAEAAMSRLVDLNKDIVSYVTSALATPSPKSYSTLEVPPSAAGQGLAWGTGSDRVRWGLSFRSHRKQVEKAVDKAKEEVVQIKRRLLQAQADLEIKERQLKDLQQLSEMRAKESRLFRAQLESTQRHLQGLEQESGAQRAHLEAELRSRDSCIAELDGFLQEKAWLRRDAATQCSDCALSNPAACPGGLLPSGAGAAEEGPPAGRELGEGLAESMVRPEEGFPNPEDTPGLGALGGPARGLREAGKEEEDAEGEPATHPAGGERSPSWGTAVGNGAVQTPEASATCELLARRLAALEAELAAAQLQSCEDAEHWERRCRTMAAKWEEERQRLWQHTWHPVEEAQHLETMRSAEMAQHLETSQTGHPMKQVAVVQPAQGGETAQQVETLVLQNLPVQPMQQGVLVQLVQPVELVQQTQPVPQEQLVERVETAPKMFAAGSQFTLQARGFPELTLPPTPAGIAAPSPGPTRHGGAPRAGASPDALSQGGATPAPAEGRRGADSRVVAFIESLRAGLMAKVFYSLLEGISDNDKMLPQPQDMSDQGGAAAPALGKGIAVGGAGPLALDQHLVGGHSSHAVPLTQGQLMSTGGGLSPRSEPGSARAKRRAPRVLFTQQDEQHNRQVLNQGVCRGQVPWGLYQDASLLMGSFRWLRRQRFEGLVRGYLAHVRMKEAEETLEQLQGSCGCVKAQSALGRLQALRQQRLQRWQVERCRSWARQLQLAELLSETLTHVEEHSGLFLIQPVLPWAGRPTALIPPGRSHTRPQPAPKMLMPVLMGQEVSSPLAMQGLRLHGPREAGPPKLWSFPALGSSGAWPERDLERPSPLVITPRLLEMDLNGYLLQERQQEEPAWPRPRPSQSQSQALCSLAEEFPSHPTWRGPDRPQSLGEAVNTQLWLQISS
- the LOC127058642 gene encoding uncharacterized protein LOC127058642 isoform X1, which gives rise to METSWDSSLHSWAGPAPAVIQATMYSKAVRQAEETREELEKIRARIDHVIQAYEHSEQVSSAPQAATEIVEDVEQLVAVLGDPVKKRRYQQQVTVFIVGYQESCGQRSSLLSQLQEFFSCSAELGLGEESHSLPDDFPVHMGDVAGMVTAALSSAEAAMSRLVDLNKDIVSYVTSALATPSPKSYSTLEVPPSAAGQGLAWGTGSDRVRWGLSFRSHRKQVEKAVDKAKEEVVQIKRRLLQAQADLEIKERQLKDLQQLSEMRAKESRLFRAQLESTQRHLQGLEQESGAQRAHLEAELRSRDSCIAELDGFLQEKAWLRRDAATQCSDCALSNPAACPGGLLPSGAGAAEEGPPAGRELGEGLAESMVRPEEGFPNPEDTPGLGALGGPARGLREAGKEEEDAEGEPATHPAGGERSPSWGTAVGNGAVQTPEASATCELLARRLAALEAELAAAQLQSCEDAEHWERRCRTMAAKWEEERQRLWQHTWHPVEEAQHLETMRSAEMAQHLETSQTGHPMKQVAVVQPAQGGETAQQVETLVLQNLPVQPMQQGVLVQLVQPVELVQQTQPVPQEQLVERVETAPKMFAAGSQFTLQARGFPELTLPPTPAGIAAPSPGPTRHGGAPRAGASPDALSQGGATPAPAEGRRGADSRVVAFIESLRAGLMAKELHVLARLLDSPCGGLMTATPEDTAGAEIHTLLGNATLVFYSLLEGISDNDKMLPQPQDMSDQGGAAAPALGKGIAVGGAGPLALDQHLVGGHSSHAVPLTQGQLMSTGGGLSPRSEPGSARAKRRAPRVLFTQQDEQHNRQVLNQGVCRGQVPWGLYQDASLLMGSFRWLRRQRFEGLVRGYLAHVRMKEAEETLEQLQGSCGCVKAQSALGRLQALRQQRLQRWQVERCRSWARQLQLAELLSETLTHVEEHSGLFLIQPVLPWAGRPTALIPPGRSHTRPQPAPKMLMPVLMGQEVSSPLAMQGLRLHGPREAGPPKLWSFPALGSSGAWPERDLERPSPLVITPRLLEMDLNGYLLQERQVSRRSQPGPGPGPASPRARPFAASLRSFLPIRRGVALIGPSLSERP
- the LOC127058642 gene encoding uncharacterized protein LOC127058642 isoform X4 — encoded protein: METSWDSSLHSWAGPAPAVIQATMYSKAVRQAEETREELEKIRARIDHVIQAYEHSEQVSSAPQAATEIVEDVEQLVAVLGDPVKKRRYQQQVTVFIVGYQESCGQRSSLLSQLQEFFSCSAELGLGEESHSLPDDFPVHMGDVAGMRHLQGLEQESGAQRAHLEAELRSRDSCIAELDGFLQEKAWLRRDAATQCSDCALSNPAACPGGLLPSGAGAAEEGPPAGRELGEGLAESMVRPEEGFPNPEDTPGLGALGGPARGLREAGKEEEDAEGEPATHPAGGERSPSWGTAVGNGAVQTPEASATCELLARRLAALEAELAAAQLQSCEDAEHWERRCRTMAAKWEEERQRLWQHTWHPVEEAQHLETMRSAEMAQHLETSQTGHPMKQVAVVQPAQGGETAQQVETLVLQNLPVQPMQQGVLVQLVQPVELVQQTQPVPQEQLVERVETAPKMFAAGSQFTLQARGFPELTLPPTPAGIAAPSPGPTRHGGAPRAGASPDALSQGGATPAPAEGRRGADSRVVAFIESLRAGLMAKELHVLARLLDSPCGGLMTATPEDTAGAEIHTLLGNATLVFYSLLEGISDNDKMLPQPQDMSDQGGAAAPALGKGIAVGGAGPLALDQHLVGGHSSHAVPLTQGQLMSTGGGLSPRSEPGSARAKRRAPRVLFTQQDEQHNRQVLNQGVCRGQVPWGLYQDASLLMGSFRWLRRQRFEGLVRGYLAHVRMKEAEETLEQLQGSCGCVKAQSALGRLQALRQQRLQRWQVERCRSWARQLQLAELLSETLTHVEEHSGLFLIQPVLPWAGRPTALIPPGRSHTRPQPAPKMLMPVLMGQEVSSPLAMQGLRLHGPREAGPPKLWSFPALGSSGAWPERDLERPSPLVITPRLLEMDLNGYLLQERQQEEPAWPRPRPSQSQSQALCSLAEEFPSHPTWRGPDRPQSLGEAVNTQLWLQISS